The following are encoded in a window of Citrobacter freundii genomic DNA:
- the rhaB gene encoding rhamnulokinase, which produces MTLRHCVAVDLGASSGRVMLARYDSDHRTLTLREIHRFANCLQKTDGFDTWDIDSLENDIRLGLKKVCDQGILIDSIGIDTWGVDYVLIGKDGQRVGLPVSYRDSRTTGVMSQALAQLGNSEIYRRSGIQFLPFNTLYQLRALVEQQPELVPQVAHALMIPDYFGYRLTGEMNWEYTNATTTQLVNINTDDWDDTLLAWTGADKAWFGRPTHPGNVIGHWICPQKNQIPVVAVASHDTASAVIASPLADNNSAYLSSGTWSLMGFESKTPYANEAALAANITNEGGAEGRYRVLKNIMGLWLLQRVLKERQITDLPALIAKTEALPACRFLVNPNDDRFINPVDMIAEIQAACRESGQPVPVQDAELARCIFDSLALLYADVLQELAHLRGHAFNQLHIVGGGCQNALLNQLCADACGIRVMSGPVEASTLGNIGVQLMTLDELNNVDDFRQVVTANYDLTTFIPNTDSEIARYQAQFQSTRQTKELCA; this is translated from the coding sequence ATGACTCTTCGCCATTGTGTCGCTGTCGATCTCGGCGCATCCAGCGGACGCGTAATGCTGGCACGTTACGACAGTGACCACCGCACCCTGACGCTGCGTGAAATCCACCGTTTCGCGAACTGTCTGCAAAAAACAGACGGTTTTGACACCTGGGATATCGACAGCCTGGAAAACGACATTCGCCTGGGGCTGAAGAAGGTCTGCGATCAAGGCATCCTGATTGACAGCATCGGGATTGATACCTGGGGCGTGGATTACGTCCTGATCGGTAAAGACGGTCAGCGCGTCGGTCTGCCGGTCTCTTACCGCGACAGCCGCACTACCGGCGTGATGTCGCAAGCTTTAGCGCAACTGGGTAACAGCGAGATCTATCGTCGGAGCGGCATTCAGTTTCTGCCCTTTAACACCCTGTATCAGCTCCGCGCGCTGGTCGAACAGCAGCCAGAGCTGGTCCCGCAGGTGGCGCATGCCCTGATGATCCCCGACTACTTCGGCTACCGCCTGACCGGCGAAATGAACTGGGAATATACCAACGCCACCACTACGCAGTTGGTCAATATCAACACCGACGACTGGGATGACACCCTGCTGGCATGGACCGGCGCAGACAAAGCATGGTTTGGTCGCCCAACGCATCCGGGGAACGTGATTGGTCACTGGATCTGCCCGCAGAAAAATCAGATCCCGGTGGTTGCCGTCGCCAGCCACGACACCGCCAGCGCGGTCATCGCTTCACCGCTGGCCGATAACAACAGCGCTTATCTCTCTTCCGGTACCTGGTCCCTGATGGGGTTTGAGAGCAAAACACCGTATGCCAACGAGGCCGCGCTGGCGGCAAATATCACCAACGAAGGCGGCGCGGAAGGACGTTACCGCGTGCTGAAAAATATTATGGGGCTGTGGCTGCTGCAACGCGTATTAAAAGAGCGGCAGATTACCGACCTGCCTGCGCTGATCGCGAAAACCGAAGCGCTACCGGCCTGCCGATTCCTGGTCAACCCGAACGATGATCGCTTTATCAACCCAGTTGATATGATCGCAGAAATCCAGGCCGCATGCCGCGAATCCGGTCAACCCGTTCCGGTTCAGGATGCTGAGTTGGCACGCTGTATTTTCGACAGTCTGGCGCTGCTGTATGCCGATGTCCTGCAGGAACTGGCACACCTTCGTGGTCACGCCTTCAACCAACTGCACATTGTTGGCGGCGGCTGCCAGAACGCCCTGCTCAACCAATTGTGCGCGGATGCATGCGGTATCCGCGTCATGTCCGGGCCTGTTGAGGCCTCTACGCTCGGCAATATTGGCGTTCAGCTGATGACGCTGGACGAACTTAACAACGTCGATGATTTCCGCCAGGTGGTGACCGCTAACTACGACCTGACAACCTTCATCCCAAATACTGACAGTGAAATTGCCCGCTACCAGGCGCAGTTTCAATCAACACGACAGACAAAGGAGCTTTGCGCATGA
- the rhaA gene encoding L-rhamnose isomerase yields the protein MTTQLEQAWELAKLRFAAVGIDVEEALRQLDRLPVSMHCWQGDDVAGFENPEGSLTGGIQATGNYPGKARNAVELRADLEQALSLIPGPKRLNLHAIYLESDTPVSRDQIKPEHFKNWVEWAKANQLGLDFNPSCFSHPLSADGFTLAHADDSIRQFWIDHCKASRRVSAYFGEQLGTPSVMNIWIPDGMKDITIDRLAPRQRLLEALDDVISEKFDPAHHIDAVESKLFGIGAESYTVGSNEFYMGYATSRQTALCLDAGHFHPTEVISDKISAAMLYVPRLLLHVSRPVRWDSDHVVLLDDETQAIASEIVRHNLFDRVHIGLDFFDASINRIAAWVIGTRNMKKALLRALLEPTEQLRQLEASGDYTARLALLEEQKSLPWQAVWEMYCQRHDTPAGSQWLDNVRTYEKDVLSKRS from the coding sequence ATGACCACTCAACTTGAACAAGCCTGGGAACTGGCAAAACTGCGTTTCGCCGCGGTAGGTATCGATGTCGAGGAGGCATTACGCCAGCTCGATCGTCTGCCGGTCTCCATGCACTGCTGGCAGGGCGATGATGTCGCCGGATTCGAAAACCCGGAAGGTTCGCTCACCGGCGGCATTCAGGCCACCGGTAACTATCCAGGTAAAGCGCGTAACGCCGTTGAACTGCGCGCCGATCTGGAGCAGGCACTGAGCCTGATCCCGGGTCCTAAGCGTCTGAACCTGCACGCTATCTACCTGGAATCCGATACCCCGGTATCCCGTGACCAAATCAAACCTGAACACTTTAAAAACTGGGTGGAATGGGCGAAAGCGAACCAGTTAGGTCTGGATTTCAACCCGTCATGCTTCTCGCATCCGTTGAGTGCCGACGGTTTCACGCTGGCACATGCTGACGACAGCATCCGTCAGTTCTGGATTGACCACTGCAAAGCCAGCCGTCGCGTCTCCGCGTACTTTGGCGAACAGCTGGGTACGCCGTCGGTGATGAACATCTGGATCCCGGATGGCATGAAAGACATCACCATTGACCGCCTGGCACCACGCCAGCGCCTGCTGGAAGCACTGGACGACGTCATCAGCGAGAAATTCGACCCGGCGCATCATATTGATGCCGTCGAGAGCAAACTGTTTGGTATCGGCGCAGAAAGCTACACCGTTGGCTCCAACGAGTTTTACATGGGCTACGCCACCAGCCGCCAGACCGCACTATGCCTGGATGCAGGTCACTTCCATCCGACTGAAGTGATTTCCGACAAGATCTCTGCCGCCATGCTGTACGTGCCGCGCCTGCTGCTGCACGTCAGCCGTCCGGTGCGCTGGGACAGCGACCACGTGGTATTGCTGGATGATGAAACTCAGGCGATTGCCAGCGAGATCGTACGCCATAACCTGTTCGACCGCGTACACATTGGCCTCGACTTCTTCGACGCTTCCATCAACCGCATTGCCGCATGGGTGATCGGCACCCGCAATATGAAGAAAGCCCTGCTGCGTGCGCTGTTAGAACCCACTGAGCAACTGCGCCAACTCGAAGCTAGCGGCGACTACACCGCCCGCCTGGCCCTGCTGGAAGAACAGAAATCGCTGCCATGGCAGGCCGTCTGGGAGATGTATTGCCAGCGTCACGACACCCCAGCCGGCAGCCAGTGGCTGGACAACGTCCGCACGTATGAAAAAGACGTACTGAGCAAGCGTAGCTAA
- the rhaD gene encoding rhamnulose-1-phosphate aldolase — protein sequence MQNITTSWFVQGMIKATSDAWLKGWDERNGGNLTLRLDEADIAPFTADFHEEPRYIALSQPMPLLANTPFIVTGSGKFFRNVQLDPAANLGVVKIDSDGAGYHILWGLTHEAVPTSELPAHFLSHCERIKATDGKDRVIMHCHATNLIALTYVLENSTALITRKLWEGSTECLVVFPDGVGILPWMVPGTDEIGEATAVSMQQHSLVLWPFHGVFGSGPTLDEAFGLIDTAEKSAEVLVKIHSMGGMKQTITREELIALGKRFGVTPLASALELY from the coding sequence ATGCAAAATATTACTACCTCCTGGTTCGTCCAGGGGATGATCAAAGCCACTTCTGATGCCTGGCTGAAAGGTTGGGATGAGCGTAACGGCGGCAACCTGACGCTGCGCCTGGATGAGGCTGATATCGCCCCCTTTACCGCTGATTTCCACGAAGAACCGCGCTACATCGCGCTGAGCCAGCCGATGCCGCTGCTGGCTAACACGCCGTTTATCGTTACCGGTTCCGGCAAATTCTTCCGCAACGTCCAGCTCGATCCGGCAGCCAATTTAGGTGTGGTTAAAATCGATAGCGACGGCGCCGGCTACCACATTCTTTGGGGGCTGACCCACGAAGCCGTACCAACCTCCGAACTGCCCGCACACTTCCTTTCCCACTGCGAGCGCATTAAAGCCACCGATGGCAAAGACCGCGTGATCATGCACTGCCATGCCACCAATCTGATTGCTCTGACCTATGTACTGGAAAACAGCACTGCGCTGATCACCCGCAAACTGTGGGAAGGCAGCACCGAATGTCTGGTGGTGTTCCCGGACGGCGTAGGCATTCTGCCGTGGATGGTGCCGGGTACCGACGAAATCGGTGAAGCAACGGCAGTTTCAATGCAGCAGCATTCTCTGGTGCTGTGGCCGTTCCACGGCGTATTTGGCAGCGGCCCGACGCTCGACGAAGCGTTCGGTTTGATAGATACCGCAGAGAAATCGGCCGAAGTTTTGGTCAAAATCCATTCGATGGGCGGTATGAAGCAAACCATCACGCGTGAAGAGCTCATTGCTCTCGGCAAACGTTTTGGCGTGACCCCACTGGCCAGCGCATTAGAGCTGTACTGA
- the fucO gene encoding lactaldehyde reductase: MSFMLALPKISLHGAGAIGDMVNLVANKQWGKALIVTDGQLVKLGLLDSLFTALDAHKMSYHLFDDVFPNPTEELVQQGFAAYQDAECDYIIAFGGGSPIDTAKAVKILTANPGPSTAYSGVGKVKNAGVPLVAINTTAGTAAEMTSNAVIIDSARKVKEVIIDPNIIPDIAVDDASVMLEIPASVTAATGMDALTHAVEAYVSVGAHPLTDANALEAIRLINQWLPKAVDEGHNLEAREQMAFGQYLAGMAFNSAGLGLVHALAHQPGATHNLPHGVCNAILLPIIENFNRPNAVARFARIAQAMGVDTRGMSDEVASMEAINAIRALSKRVGIPAGFSQLGVTKEDIEGWLDKALADPCAPCNPRTASREDVRALYLEAL; encoded by the coding sequence ATGAGCTTTATGTTGGCACTGCCAAAAATCAGTCTGCACGGCGCTGGTGCGATTGGTGATATGGTCAACCTCGTGGCGAACAAGCAATGGGGTAAGGCGCTGATCGTAACCGACGGACAACTGGTCAAACTGGGCCTGCTGGACAGCCTGTTTACCGCCCTTGATGCGCATAAAATGTCGTATCATCTGTTCGACGACGTATTCCCGAACCCAACGGAAGAACTGGTCCAGCAAGGTTTTGCCGCATACCAGGACGCTGAATGTGATTACATCATCGCTTTCGGCGGCGGCAGCCCGATCGATACCGCTAAAGCGGTGAAAATCCTGACCGCCAACCCGGGCCCGTCTACCGCCTATTCCGGCGTGGGCAAAGTTAAAAATGCCGGCGTACCGCTGGTTGCCATTAACACCACCGCGGGTACGGCCGCAGAAATGACCAGCAATGCGGTGATCATTGATTCCGCACGCAAGGTGAAAGAAGTCATCATCGATCCGAACATTATTCCGGATATCGCCGTCGATGACGCCAGCGTGATGCTGGAAATTCCTGCCTCAGTCACCGCCGCTACCGGTATGGACGCCCTGACCCACGCGGTGGAAGCCTATGTTTCTGTTGGCGCGCACCCGTTAACCGACGCCAATGCCCTGGAAGCTATTCGCCTGATCAACCAGTGGCTGCCTAAAGCCGTCGACGAGGGTCACAACCTCGAAGCCCGTGAGCAAATGGCATTTGGTCAGTATCTGGCGGGGATGGCGTTCAACAGTGCAGGTCTGGGTCTGGTGCATGCGCTGGCACACCAGCCGGGCGCGACGCACAATCTGCCGCACGGCGTCTGCAACGCTATCCTGCTGCCGATTATCGAAAACTTTAACCGTCCAAACGCCGTGGCACGCTTTGCCCGCATAGCACAGGCCATGGGGGTTGATACCCGTGGGATGAGCGATGAAGTAGCAAGCATGGAAGCCATCAACGCGATCCGTGCCCTGAGCAAGCGCGTGGGCATTCCGGCAGGCTTCAGCCAGCTAGGCGTGACCAAAGAGGACATTGAGGGGTGGCTGGACAAAGCACTCGCCGATCCGTGCGCACCATGCAATCCGCGCACCGCCAGCCGCGAAGACGTCCGCGCGCTGTATCTGGAGGCGTTATGA
- the rhaM gene encoding L-rhamnose mutarotase: MIRKAFVMQVNADAHVEYQRRHNPIWPELEAVLKAHGAHHYAIYLDQERSLLFATVEIESEERWNAVASTDVCQRWWKHMRDVMPTNPDNSPVSAELKEVFYLQ, encoded by the coding sequence ATGATCCGCAAAGCCTTTGTGATGCAGGTGAATGCCGACGCGCACGTTGAGTATCAGCGTCGGCATAATCCCATCTGGCCGGAGCTGGAAGCCGTACTGAAAGCCCACGGCGCGCATCACTACGCGATTTATCTCGACCAGGAGCGCAGCCTGTTGTTTGCCACCGTTGAGATTGAATCCGAAGAGCGCTGGAATGCCGTCGCCAGCACCGACGTGTGTCAGCGTTGGTGGAAGCATATGCGTGACGTGATGCCCACCAACCCGGACAACAGCCCGGTGAGCGCGGAATTAAAAGAAGTGTTTTATCTGCAGTAG
- a CDS encoding helix-turn-helix domain-containing protein has protein sequence MTQPISMIAKSLVRERQRTGLSLAEIARRAGIAKSTLSQLEAGNGNPSLETLWSLCVALDIPFARLLEPVVQKTQVIRRGEGTKVVAEQAHYQAILLAACPPGARRDIYLLLTQPGADRISHPHPPGSVEHIIVTQGKALVGLTEAPEELGEGDYICYPADQAHIFKALEPDTQAILVSEQN, from the coding sequence ATGACCCAACCCATCAGTATGATTGCGAAAAGCCTGGTACGTGAACGTCAGCGTACCGGTTTGTCGCTGGCAGAAATCGCCCGCCGCGCGGGCATTGCGAAGTCGACGCTCTCGCAGCTGGAAGCGGGTAATGGCAATCCTAGCCTGGAAACGCTGTGGTCGCTGTGTGTGGCGCTGGATATCCCCTTTGCGCGACTGCTGGAGCCTGTGGTGCAAAAAACGCAGGTGATACGCCGGGGTGAAGGGACAAAAGTGGTGGCGGAGCAGGCCCATTACCAGGCTATTTTACTGGCGGCCTGTCCACCGGGCGCACGGCGAGATATCTATCTGTTGTTGACGCAGCCGGGTGCCGACCGCATCTCACACCCACATCCGCCGGGGTCCGTTGAGCATATTATTGTGACGCAGGGGAAGGCGCTGGTAGGACTGACTGAAGCACCGGAAGAATTGGGCGAGGGCGACTATATCTGTTATCCCGCCGATCAGGCGCATATCTTTAAAGCGCTGGAACCGGATACCCAGGCGATTCTGGTTTCTGAGCAGAACTAG
- a CDS encoding AzlC family ABC transporter permease has translation MKHYFSSLKGDTIKAIFLVCLAVGVVGMSYGSLAMAYGFPLWVPFVLSITVLAGASEFMFIGIVASGGNPLAAAAAGLLVNARHVPFGVTVRDLVGTRAASFLGCHIMNDESVVFGLSQKTPEQRKATYWLCGLGVAIVWPLGTLLGAMVGKLLPAPETIGLDAVFPAILLALVVPAFKNRTTLVRACSGAALSLAAVPFAPVGLPVLLSLFGLLARKK, from the coding sequence ATGAAACATTATTTTTCCAGTCTCAAAGGCGACACGATAAAAGCAATATTTTTAGTCTGTCTGGCTGTCGGCGTAGTCGGCATGTCATACGGCTCGCTGGCGATGGCTTACGGCTTCCCGCTGTGGGTGCCGTTTGTGCTCTCGATTACAGTGCTGGCGGGTGCGTCTGAGTTTATGTTTATTGGCATCGTCGCCAGCGGTGGTAATCCGCTGGCCGCTGCGGCTGCCGGTTTACTGGTCAACGCCCGCCACGTGCCGTTTGGCGTCACAGTGCGCGATCTGGTGGGCACGCGAGCCGCCAGCTTCCTCGGCTGCCATATCATGAACGACGAAAGCGTGGTGTTTGGCCTGTCGCAAAAAACGCCGGAGCAGCGCAAAGCCACCTACTGGCTGTGCGGCCTGGGCGTTGCCATCGTCTGGCCGCTGGGCACGCTACTTGGGGCTATGGTTGGCAAACTGCTTCCCGCCCCGGAGACCATCGGTCTGGATGCCGTCTTCCCTGCCATTCTGCTGGCCTTAGTGGTCCCGGCGTTTAAAAATCGTACCACGCTGGTTCGCGCCTGCAGCGGTGCTGCGCTGTCGCTCGCCGCCGTCCCGTTTGCGCCGGTGGGCCTGCCGGTACTGCTTTCACTGTTTGGCTTACTGGCGAGGAAAAAATAA
- a CDS encoding AzlD domain-containing protein, with the protein MGNMTLFIVGIAVLSLGTYLMRLGGAKLGSRLAFSARSQALLSDAATVLLFSVALATTFYEGEHFAGMARVLGVGFAVFLAWRKVPLIVVIIAAAVMTALLRMAGIN; encoded by the coding sequence ATGGGCAACATGACGCTGTTTATCGTCGGTATCGCCGTACTCTCTCTGGGAACGTATTTAATGCGTTTAGGTGGGGCAAAGCTCGGCAGCCGTCTGGCATTTTCTGCACGCTCGCAGGCGCTGCTTTCCGATGCCGCGACGGTATTACTGTTCTCCGTCGCGCTGGCGACCACCTTTTACGAAGGCGAACATTTTGCTGGCATGGCGCGCGTTCTCGGCGTGGGCTTTGCAGTGTTCCTCGCCTGGCGCAAAGTACCGTTGATTGTGGTAATTATCGCCGCTGCTGTGATGACGGCGTTGTTAAGGATGGCGGGAATAAACTAA
- a CDS encoding YdgH/BhsA/McbA-like domain containing protein, producing MKSIKTFVAVIALATSFGSFAAQSVTATGSTLESTEAKIAAQAERAGASDYKITQAYSGNRVHMTAELLK from the coding sequence ATGAAAAGCATCAAAACTTTTGTCGCAGTTATCGCTCTTGCTACCTCTTTCGGTTCTTTCGCTGCTCAGTCTGTTACCGCTACCGGGTCAACTCTGGAAAGCACTGAAGCGAAAATTGCGGCTCAGGCAGAACGTGCTGGCGCAAGCGATTATAAAATCACTCAGGCCTACAGCGGTAACCGTGTGCATATGACCGCTGAACTGCTGAAATAA
- a CDS encoding Crp/Fnr family transcriptional regulator, which produces MSAEYDQKLLSGSRKKPLSAGSWLLRQGERQSKIYYLHHGVARAVYHSPNGSERVKEFYFPGEYCFLYLNWLTHTSADYSLQMITPGEISEISLALLDAPEHQDIKTQLLVQQLIYKEKKEQMLLLNTPEQRYQYVQTHFPSWELQLTQRDLAHYIGITPVSLSRIRQRLNKG; this is translated from the coding sequence ATGTCAGCCGAATACGATCAAAAATTGCTGTCAGGCTCGCGAAAAAAACCACTCTCTGCGGGCAGTTGGTTACTGCGTCAGGGTGAAAGGCAAAGCAAAATTTATTATTTACATCATGGTGTTGCCCGTGCGGTGTATCACTCACCCAACGGTTCAGAACGGGTGAAAGAGTTTTACTTCCCGGGTGAATATTGTTTTCTGTACCTGAACTGGCTAACCCACACCTCGGCAGATTACAGCCTGCAAATGATCACCCCGGGCGAAATCAGTGAAATCTCGCTGGCATTGCTGGATGCACCGGAACATCAGGACATCAAGACACAGCTCCTGGTCCAGCAGTTGATCTACAAAGAGAAAAAAGAACAAATGCTGCTGCTTAATACGCCAGAACAACGCTACCAGTATGTTCAGACACACTTTCCCAGTTGGGAATTGCAGCTCACTCAGCGGGACCTCGCCCACTACATTGGCATTACGCCCGTTAGCCTGTCTCGCATTCGCCAGCGTCTTAACAAAGGTTAA
- a CDS encoding YgjV family protein, which translates to MMNAFFLSQLLACISFVLDISAFHFRRRAMTLVLLTSSTSLLAIHFYLLHQPAAAGLMLIAACRYAIAIVTQRRWAMWGFMMGSLLCSAYLWQGMWGLLPLAGSLLMTYASFQTQGGKLRGYTLCGSLCWLLNNAIVGSPVAVMMELAFSGSIVAAWWRYSATRRSGCV; encoded by the coding sequence ATGATGAACGCATTTTTTCTCTCTCAGCTGCTGGCCTGCATCAGCTTTGTGCTGGATATTTCAGCCTTTCATTTCCGGCGTCGGGCGATGACGTTAGTGCTGTTGACCAGCTCAACCAGCCTGCTGGCCATTCATTTTTATCTTTTGCATCAACCCGCCGCCGCAGGATTAATGCTCATCGCCGCCTGTCGTTATGCGATAGCCATCGTGACGCAACGCCGCTGGGCCATGTGGGGATTTATGATGGGGTCACTGCTGTGTAGTGCTTATCTCTGGCAGGGAATGTGGGGCCTGCTGCCGCTCGCAGGAAGCCTGCTGATGACCTATGCGTCATTTCAGACACAGGGTGGAAAATTACGTGGATACACATTGTGTGGCAGCCTGTGCTGGCTACTGAACAATGCCATCGTCGGCTCGCCCGTTGCTGTAATGATGGAGCTGGCATTCTCAGGCAGCATTGTGGCAGCCTGGTGGCGTTACTCCGCCACCAGACGTTCCGGATGCGTATAA
- the fdhD gene encoding formate dehydrogenase accessory sulfurtransferase FdhD: MNKIIQENIENVTTLTGSRQLTLWKREDLQHPQPDVVAEEVPVALVYNGISHVVMMASPKDLEHFAMGFSLSEGIIESPQDIYGMEVVPSCNGLEVQVELSSRRFMGLKERRRALAGRTGCGVCGVEQLNDIGKPVQPLAFTQTFNLADLDRALKHLHDFQPVGQLTGCTHAAAWVQPSGNLAGGHEDVGRHVALDKLLGRRAIEGETWRQGAVLVSSRASYEMVQKSAMCGVEILFAVSAATTLAVEVAERCNLTLVGFCKPGRATIYTHPERLVAE, from the coding sequence GTGAATAAGATTATTCAAGAAAACATCGAAAATGTGACAACTTTGACGGGATCGCGCCAGTTGACCCTCTGGAAACGCGAGGATTTGCAACATCCTCAGCCGGATGTCGTCGCTGAAGAAGTGCCCGTTGCGTTGGTGTACAACGGGATTTCGCACGTGGTGATGATGGCGTCACCGAAAGATCTTGAGCATTTTGCGATGGGCTTTTCACTTTCTGAAGGCATTATTGAGTCCCCGCAGGATATCTACGGCATGGAAGTGGTGCCTTCCTGTAACGGATTAGAAGTTCAGGTTGAACTGTCCAGCCGCCGTTTTATGGGGCTGAAAGAGCGCCGACGTGCGCTGGCCGGTCGTACCGGTTGTGGCGTTTGCGGCGTGGAACAGCTCAATGACATTGGCAAGCCGGTTCAGCCTTTGGCGTTTACTCAGACGTTTAACCTGGCGGACCTCGATCGCGCGTTAAAGCATCTGCACGACTTCCAGCCCGTGGGGCAACTGACGGGCTGTACGCACGCAGCGGCCTGGGTCCAGCCGTCGGGGAACCTGGCGGGAGGGCATGAAGATGTGGGCCGTCACGTGGCGCTGGATAAACTGCTCGGGCGGCGTGCAATTGAAGGCGAAACATGGCGGCAGGGAGCCGTTTTAGTCTCCAGTCGCGCCAGCTATGAGATGGTGCAAAAGTCGGCGATGTGCGGCGTGGAGATTCTGTTTGCTGTCTCTGCCGCGACGACACTGGCCGTAGAAGTAGCCGAACGCTGTAACCTGACGCTGGTGGGTTTTTGTAAACCGGGCAGGGCGACGATTTATACGCATCCGGAACGTCTGGTGGCGGAGTAA